In the Leptolyngbya sp. SIO1E4 genome, one interval contains:
- a CDS encoding AAA-like domain-containing protein, translating into MDPDKVLLAIEDRLLRRKLSPAERIVLGQTWNKQTYDQMAKHSGYGDAHLKDTGYKLWREISRAVGQRVTKKSLLFVLQEHLQASSASAKPIVTVKSAAPTPKVQSTSTAQSTSTVQAQPQLQYPSGPLPPHSPLYINRPPNEGLAYAEIQRPGGFLRIKAPQKMGKTSLVFRLIQVAEQQGYQTAHLDLQTVDQAVFTSIDTFLRWFCLRVSQALNISPQLDEYWDPSMGYKVSSELYYQEHLLAQSQTPIVLIISAAEDLIQHPAVAQDFFPLLRSWHEKAKWSSLWRNLRLVIVHATEVYVPLKIHQSPFNVGQAIKLPGFTAAQIYELAARYGLDQIDNACAQTLVDLVSGHPYLVNVFFYHLATQALTIDDLIKTAATPSGLYGTHLRNYLMLLKQDPDLAIALKQIVSTPEGIELDAVTMYRLESLGLIKIKGYQAVPSCEVYRSYFHQQLSF; encoded by the coding sequence ATGGATCCTGATAAAGTTCTACTTGCAATTGAAGATCGATTGCTGAGACGGAAACTCAGCCCTGCAGAACGAATTGTTCTAGGCCAAACTTGGAATAAGCAGACCTATGACCAAATGGCAAAGCATTCTGGATATGGGGACGCTCATCTAAAAGACACCGGTTATAAGTTATGGCGAGAGATTTCTCGCGCCGTGGGGCAACGGGTAACCAAAAAGAGCCTGTTATTCGTTCTACAGGAACACCTGCAGGCATCCTCCGCCTCAGCAAAGCCAATCGTTACGGTCAAATCAGCTGCACCAACCCCAAAGGTACAATCAACCTCAACGGCACAATCAACTTCAACGGTACAAGCGCAGCCCCAACTGCAGTATCCTTCTGGGCCGCTGCCTCCCCATTCCCCGCTGTATATTAATCGCCCCCCGAATGAAGGGTTAGCCTATGCAGAAATTCAGCGCCCTGGAGGGTTTCTGCGCATCAAGGCTCCCCAAAAAATGGGCAAAACATCCCTCGTGTTTCGCCTCATTCAGGTGGCAGAACAGCAAGGCTATCAGACTGCTCACCTCGATCTACAAACCGTTGATCAAGCGGTATTTACCAGTATTGATACGTTCCTGAGATGGTTTTGTTTAAGGGTGAGCCAAGCCCTCAATATTTCCCCTCAGCTCGACGAATATTGGGATCCCTCGATGGGGTATAAGGTCAGCAGTGAACTCTACTATCAAGAGCATCTTCTTGCACAAAGTCAAACGCCCATTGTGCTGATCATTTCTGCCGCTGAAGACCTGATTCAACATCCAGCGGTAGCCCAGGATTTCTTTCCCTTACTCCGCTCCTGGCATGAAAAGGCTAAATGGAGTTCCCTGTGGCGAAACCTGCGCCTGGTGATTGTTCATGCCACTGAAGTGTATGTGCCGTTAAAGATTCATCAATCGCCGTTTAATGTTGGCCAGGCAATCAAACTTCCGGGGTTTACCGCTGCCCAAATATACGAGTTAGCAGCCCGCTACGGGTTAGACCAGATTGATAACGCCTGTGCACAAACCCTGGTGGATTTAGTCAGCGGACATCCGTATCTGGTGAATGTATTTTTCTATCATCTGGCGACACAAGCCCTGACGATAGACGATTTAATCAAAACCGCTGCCACTCCTTCAGGGCTCTACGGCACTCACCTGCGAAATTATCTGATGCTGCTGAAGCAAGACCCTGACTTAGCCATTGCCCTTAAACAGATTGTTTCTACCCCAGAAGGGATAGAACTCGATGCAGTGACTATGTACCGCCTGGAAAGCCTTGGGTTAATAAAAATAAAAGGCTATCAGGCAGTCCCTAGTTGTGAAGTGTATCGCTCGTATTTTCACCAGCAGCTGAGTTTTTAA